One Cryptomeria japonica chromosome 9, Sugi_1.0, whole genome shotgun sequence genomic window carries:
- the LOC131077052 gene encoding uncharacterized protein LOC131077052 isoform X2 has product MPQRCISSNMQGGIRSRDLFRQSLGGRLQSLRNMEIGYNSYSGVLPQGEGQGSRGSSPDGGLGRRKAFKRLVDFVQDKLALLSAATTCKFYIKLLNIRSLCHFSLFCCYALDNRRRSRIQRIFS; this is encoded by the exons ATGCCTCAACG TTGCATTTCCTCTAATATGCAAGGAGGTATTCGATCACGGGACCTATTCCGCCAGAGCTTGGGAGGGAGGTTGCAGAGTCTGCGGAATATGGAGATCGGCTATAATTCTTATTCAGGCGTCCTGCCACAAG GAGAAGGTCAAGGATCCAGAGGATCTTCTCCTGATGGAGGTCTGGGGAGGAGGAAAGCTTTTAAGAGGCTTGTGGATTTTGTGCAGGATAAACTTGCCTTACTCTCTGCTGCCACAACTTGCAAATTTTACATAAAGCTGCTCAACATAAGGTCGTTATGCCATTTCTCATTATTCTGCTGTTATGCTCTTGATAACAGGAGAAGGTCAAGGATCCAGAGGATCTTCTCCTGA
- the LOC131077052 gene encoding uncharacterized protein LOC131077052 isoform X1 — translation MFFFQRAERAVPQRYSRFVPECLNVAFPLICKEVFDHGTYSARAWEGGCRVCGIWRSAIILIQASCHKANHIMVGERESTANVNGIQIEIKNAIAYFSSIAYTCNGFLDDKIVGFIVNIEMAMLCILLKNALCYGFFFYWI, via the exons ATGTTTTTTTTCCAGAGAGCGGAGCGGGCAGTGCCTCAACGGTACTCTAGATTTGTTCCAGAATGCCTCAACG TTGCATTTCCTCTAATATGCAAGGAGGTATTCGATCACGGGACCTATTCCGCCAGAGCTTGGGAGGGAGGTTGCAGAGTCTGCGGAATATGGAGATCGGCTATAATTCTTATTCAGGCGTCCTGCCACAAG GCCAACCACATAATGGTAGGCGAAAGAGAATCTACAGCCAATGTTAATGGCATTCAGATAGAAATAAAAAATGCCATAGCTTATTTCTCATCTATTGCTTACACATGCAATGGTTTCTTGGATGACAAGATAGTGGGTTTTATTGTGAACATAGAAATGGCAATGCTTTGTATACTTTTAAAAAATGCTCTTTGTTATGGGTTTTTCTTCTATTGGATTTAA